The Dehalogenimonas lykanthroporepellens BL-DC-9 genome includes a window with the following:
- a CDS encoding cytochrome c-type biogenesis protein CcmB (PFAM: cytochrome c-type biogenesis protein CcmB~KEGG: sti:Sthe_1411 cytochrome c-type biogenesis protein CcmB), with amino-acid sequence MNASLKKIWAVLYKDIITEVRTREIIVSVLVFSLLVIIVFSFAFGVNRAVIEAVAPGILWVAFAFAGVLALNRQFIPEKENGCLEGILASPISREALFFGKMLSTTLFLVAVEVIIIPVFALLFDVAVIDPKIILVTIMGTIGFAAVGTLFSALAVNTRAREMVLPVLFLPVVVPVIIAAVKASESALSGGDWGDISSWLLIIGAFDIIFITVPYLIFNYIVEE; translated from the coding sequence ATGAATGCGTCTTTGAAAAAGATTTGGGCGGTTTTGTACAAAGATATTATCACTGAAGTCCGTACGCGCGAAATAATAGTCTCGGTACTGGTATTCTCACTGCTGGTCATCATCGTCTTCAGTTTCGCTTTCGGTGTAAACCGCGCGGTCATTGAAGCTGTCGCCCCCGGCATACTCTGGGTAGCTTTCGCTTTCGCCGGTGTATTGGCTCTCAACCGTCAGTTCATACCTGAAAAAGAAAACGGATGTCTGGAAGGAATATTGGCGTCACCTATCAGCCGGGAGGCGCTATTCTTCGGGAAAATGTTGTCAACGACGTTGTTTCTGGTTGCGGTAGAAGTCATAATCATACCTGTTTTTGCCCTGTTATTTGATGTCGCGGTCATTGACCCGAAAATTATCCTGGTAACGATAATGGGAACCATCGGTTTTGCCGCTGTTGGGACCTTGTTTTCCGCCTTAGCTGTCAATACCCGGGCCAGGGAAATGGTTTTACCTGTGCTTTTTCTTCCGGTCGTGGTTCCTGTAATAATTGCCGCCGTAAAAGCTTCGGAGTCAGCCCTTTCGGGGGGCGACTGGGGAGATATATCATCCTGGCTGTTGATCATTGGGGCGTTCGACATTATCTTCATAACGGTACCCTATCTTATATTCAACTATATTGTGGAGGAGTAA
- a CDS encoding cytochrome c assembly protein (PFAM: cytochrome c assembly protein~KEGG: sti:Sthe_1410 cytochrome c assembly protein): protein MRILGSKVSYGLLGLTAVAVLVSLVMIFIVVPTEATMGIIQRIFYYHVPVAWVAFLAFFVVLIASILYLWKRKRKWDVIASASAELGVIFTSLVLITGSIWAKPIWGVWWTWDARLTTSLVLWLIYVAYLMVRASIGEEEKAARFAAVVGIIGFVDVPIVALAIQLWGTQHPGAVIFEGGLAPVMLATLLISLLAVTSLYALLLVQRVSLRNDELRLDDIKRRIEMIREEGNG, encoded by the coding sequence ATGCGGATATTGGGGAGTAAGGTGAGTTATGGGTTGCTGGGACTGACTGCGGTTGCTGTCCTGGTAAGTCTGGTCATGATTTTCATTGTAGTACCTACCGAGGCGACCATGGGCATAATCCAACGTATCTTTTACTATCACGTTCCGGTAGCCTGGGTCGCTTTCCTCGCCTTTTTCGTAGTACTCATCGCCAGTATCCTGTATCTGTGGAAACGCAAAAGGAAGTGGGATGTTATCGCCTCTGCTTCAGCCGAACTCGGTGTCATATTTACCTCTTTGGTACTTATAACCGGGTCAATCTGGGCGAAGCCGATTTGGGGTGTCTGGTGGACATGGGACGCTAGACTGACGACTTCACTAGTTTTATGGCTGATATATGTAGCGTACCTTATGGTTCGTGCCTCTATCGGGGAAGAAGAAAAAGCGGCTCGTTTCGCGGCGGTGGTGGGAATAATCGGTTTTGTTGATGTTCCCATTGTAGCTTTGGCCATCCAGTTATGGGGAACCCAGCACCCTGGTGCGGTAATATTCGAAGGTGGACTGGCTCCGGTAATGCTGGCGACACTATTGATAAGTCTTCTCGCTGTAACCAGTCTTTACGCTCTACTACTGGTACAAAGAGTTTCCCTGAGGAATGATGAGCTAAGGCTGGACGATATCAAACGTCGAATTGAAATGATCAGGGAGGAAGGCAATGGATAA
- a CDS encoding conserved hypothetical protein (KEGG: chy:CHY_1381 hypothetical protein) has protein sequence MDNIEYLFAVFAVIWILVFFYIALMIRRQQRIKKEIEILEETLSQRKA, from the coding sequence ATGGATAATATCGAGTATCTGTTTGCTGTATTTGCCGTCATCTGGATTTTGGTATTTTTCTATATCGCTTTGATGATAAGGCGGCAACAGCGAATTAAAAAAGAAATAGAGATACTGGAAGAAACTTTGAGCCAGCGCAAAGCATAG
- a CDS encoding hypothetical protein (KEGG: gem:GM21_3565 hypothetical protein), which produces MPRKTRGGVVTTLLGALMLLGLSLVFVGCQGEQGVAGPQGPAGPQGPPGEPGEDATVACIDCHNETNLITSKRSQYSYSVHANSAPQTATQTVYDYAGARDNCTACHSGRGFVTWQEQGGSTSAVEAAVNNTQIDCRACHEIHTTYSGDDFKLRTIDPVELLVDSSKVYDAGSSNLCASCHQARSTAPQPGGGTTSISSSHYGPHHGPQATMLLSVNGYGMVDDPNPHATQVDGGCVTCHMADDKATQAGGHTFNASLAGCQSCHDGLTTFDRHGVQTETKALLAQLEALLEQQGVMHDGHPVTGQTFTEDQVGAYWNWIYISEDGSLGVHNSYYVRELLKKSIADLS; this is translated from the coding sequence ATGCCAAGAAAAACTCGGGGAGGGGTGGTGACCACATTACTTGGGGCATTGATGTTACTGGGATTGTCCCTGGTGTTTGTGGGATGTCAAGGTGAGCAAGGGGTCGCGGGACCGCAAGGGCCTGCTGGACCGCAAGGGCCCCCTGGCGAACCAGGAGAAGACGCTACGGTAGCCTGTATTGATTGTCATAATGAGACCAACCTCATTACCTCCAAAAGATCGCAGTACAGTTATTCCGTACATGCCAACAGCGCGCCTCAAACTGCAACGCAAACCGTTTATGACTATGCGGGCGCGCGCGACAACTGTACGGCCTGCCATTCCGGGAGAGGTTTCGTGACCTGGCAGGAACAGGGAGGCTCTACAAGCGCAGTGGAAGCGGCAGTCAACAACACTCAGATCGACTGCCGGGCTTGCCACGAAATTCATACGACCTATTCCGGAGATGACTTTAAGCTACGCACGATAGATCCGGTCGAATTGCTGGTAGACTCCAGCAAGGTCTATGATGCCGGTAGCAGTAATCTGTGTGCTTCATGTCATCAGGCAAGGTCAACCGCTCCGCAACCTGGCGGCGGTACCACCTCAATCAGTTCATCTCATTACGGCCCTCACCATGGCCCCCAAGCTACGATGTTGCTGAGTGTCAATGGTTATGGGATGGTTGATGACCCCAATCCACACGCCACTCAAGTGGACGGAGGTTGTGTCACCTGTCATATGGCAGATGATAAGGCGACTCAAGCCGGCGGTCATACCTTTAATGCCTCGCTGGCTGGTTGTCAAAGCTGTCATGACGGTTTAACTACCTTCGACCGTCATGGTGTTCAGACTGAGACCAAGGCCCTTTTGGCTCAGCTTGAAGCGTTGCTGGAACAGCAAGGCGTTATGCATGATGGTCATCCGGTTACAGGCCAGACGTTTACCGAAGATCAGGTAGGCGCTTACTGGAACTGGATATACATCTCTGAGGACGGGAGTCTAGGTGTTCACAACTCATACTATGTAAGAGAATTGTTGAAGAAATCAATAGCCGACCTCAGTTAG
- a CDS encoding formate dehydrogenase, alpha subunit (TIGRFAM: formate dehydrogenase, alpha subunit~KEGG: deb:DehaBAV1_0165 formate dehydrogenase alpha subunit~PFAM: molybdopterin oxidoreductase; molybdopterin oxidoreductase Fe4S4 region; molydopterin dinucleotide-binding region) produces the protein MSRDINRRDFLKLSGGTVGLFATAGLFRGPLEPLVDSHIKQVEIRWGKETTTVCPYCSGGCGLVCYTEDDVLVRVEGDTAHPINHGSVCPKGGALAQIRNGVENKSINSSRLQQVMYRAPGAENWEIKDWDFALERISRRIKDTRDHYWMAVNNNGRPVNRTSAIASLGGATINNEECYLLSKMLRALGIVKIQHQSIDGPLSGSVGLNSSLGCGAMTNHWTDLSNSDCILFIGANIAENHPPVFLHAKAAQDKGATIIDIDPRFTRTSAKADIHCSLRPGTDLALLGGLARYVLDDIVAHPDEYNIEYITKYTDASFLLRSEFAGPVELNGLFSGFNTNTGDYRKDSWKFQTDSSGDPISDMSLQNPACVFQHLKRHFSRYDTQIVSEITGVSKELLEQVYRAYASTGATEKAGSVTASSGVVQQVNGTQTVRAITIVQLLLGNIGVAGGGVNVFNPEFNAQGALDHGLNSGLLPGYLAAPDDLDDSISTYVTRHGTPSGLYFNSGHSADIIGLLKSWYGDGASLENDFNFGLLPKVDQDDSGSLTEIISSVDSGMIKGMLIWGENPSVSLASSEKVSRSFDKLEWMVVTDLFETETAAFWKRPGVNPGSINTEVILLPSAASFEKEGSATNAGRWMQWSNQALEPLGDSRPELWIIQNLMSRLKRLYADEGGPNELAINDASWDSVTAESVAKEINGRFISDGTLIDGTQTLADNGSVACGNRLYKGSMVPGMNMASRRDIDPGGFIINLYHRWAWSWPNNTRVLHNGASINASGKAFNISRTVIEWDQDNHRWIGDVPHGFTDHKPGSKPFIGNEHGLGKMFAGSLKDGPFPEYYEPWESPAINLISARQNSPLLKTNGSVKGEFDEFPIIGTTFTVGEHWGSGKTTRRIPWLLEMSPEPFIEIGQQLADVKGIKSGDLVVVRTARGQIKMKALVTLRLKQIRVLNKDLHHIAAPSHWGFLGPGQNDSAQTLTAMVADVNSAVAGSKVFLCDVTRG, from the coding sequence ATGTCCAGGGATATCAACCGCAGAGACTTTCTCAAACTGAGTGGCGGAACTGTAGGGTTGTTCGCAACCGCAGGACTATTTCGCGGCCCTCTGGAGCCACTGGTCGACAGTCATATCAAACAGGTAGAAATTCGCTGGGGTAAAGAAACGACTACGGTCTGTCCGTACTGTTCCGGTGGTTGTGGATTGGTCTGCTATACAGAAGATGATGTATTGGTCAGGGTTGAAGGCGATACGGCTCACCCCATCAATCATGGTTCGGTTTGCCCCAAGGGGGGGGCTTTGGCGCAGATTCGTAATGGCGTAGAAAACAAGAGCATTAATAGTTCGCGATTGCAACAGGTTATGTATCGGGCTCCCGGGGCAGAAAACTGGGAAATCAAAGATTGGGATTTTGCCTTGGAGCGGATTTCCCGAAGAATTAAGGACACCAGAGACCATTATTGGATGGCTGTCAATAATAATGGGAGGCCAGTCAATAGAACTTCAGCTATTGCGTCCCTGGGCGGCGCAACAATAAATAATGAAGAATGCTACTTGCTTTCCAAGATGTTACGCGCTTTGGGTATTGTCAAGATACAACACCAATCTATCGATGGTCCATTGTCCGGGTCTGTTGGCTTGAATTCTTCTTTAGGTTGCGGAGCCATGACAAATCATTGGACTGATCTATCCAATTCGGATTGTATCTTGTTTATCGGAGCCAATATAGCGGAGAATCACCCTCCGGTGTTTTTGCATGCCAAAGCTGCTCAGGATAAAGGGGCGACAATTATTGATATAGACCCCCGTTTCACTCGAACATCGGCTAAAGCCGATATTCATTGCTCTTTAAGGCCGGGAACCGACCTGGCATTATTGGGAGGTCTGGCTAGGTATGTGCTTGACGATATCGTAGCCCATCCTGACGAATATAATATCGAATATATTACAAAATATACTGATGCTTCTTTCCTGCTCCGCTCGGAATTTGCTGGCCCGGTTGAATTGAACGGCTTGTTTTCTGGATTTAACACCAATACCGGAGACTATCGAAAAGACAGTTGGAAATTTCAAACAGATTCATCGGGTGATCCAATCTCCGACATGTCGTTGCAGAACCCGGCGTGTGTATTTCAACATTTGAAGCGTCATTTTTCTCGATATGATACCCAAATCGTCAGCGAGATAACAGGTGTGTCAAAAGAGTTATTGGAACAGGTTTACAGGGCTTACGCATCCACCGGAGCCACGGAAAAAGCAGGTTCAGTAACAGCTTCATCAGGGGTTGTGCAACAGGTTAATGGAACGCAGACAGTCAGAGCTATCACGATTGTTCAATTGTTACTTGGCAACATAGGGGTAGCTGGTGGTGGTGTGAATGTATTTAACCCTGAATTCAACGCTCAGGGGGCATTGGATCACGGGTTGAATTCAGGGCTATTACCCGGCTATCTAGCCGCTCCGGATGATTTGGATGACTCTATCTCGACTTATGTTACTCGACATGGTACTCCTTCAGGACTGTACTTCAATTCAGGGCATTCGGCTGATATTATCGGTTTACTTAAATCGTGGTACGGTGATGGCGCCAGCTTGGAGAATGACTTCAATTTCGGTCTCTTGCCAAAGGTAGATCAAGATGACAGTGGTTCGTTGACCGAGATTATTTCATCGGTCGATTCCGGAATGATCAAGGGTATGCTCATCTGGGGTGAAAACCCTTCGGTATCACTGGCTTCTTCGGAGAAAGTCAGTCGCTCTTTTGACAAGCTTGAATGGATGGTTGTAACCGATCTCTTTGAAACCGAAACTGCGGCTTTCTGGAAAAGGCCGGGTGTAAATCCAGGGAGTATCAATACAGAGGTTATTCTGTTACCGTCAGCCGCTTCTTTCGAGAAAGAAGGAAGCGCAACCAATGCCGGCCGCTGGATGCAATGGAGCAATCAGGCATTGGAACCTTTGGGTGATTCCAGACCTGAGTTGTGGATTATCCAGAATCTTATGTCACGGTTGAAAAGGCTGTACGCTGACGAAGGCGGGCCAAATGAGCTAGCCATTAACGATGCTAGCTGGGACAGCGTAACAGCTGAATCGGTTGCTAAGGAAATAAATGGACGGTTTATCTCCGATGGGACGTTGATAGATGGAACCCAAACACTTGCTGATAACGGTTCGGTCGCTTGCGGAAATCGATTATATAAAGGGAGCATGGTCCCCGGTATGAATATGGCATCCAGGCGGGATATCGACCCCGGGGGATTCATAATTAATCTATATCACCGCTGGGCTTGGAGCTGGCCGAACAACACCAGAGTTTTGCACAATGGAGCTTCGATAAACGCTAGCGGAAAGGCGTTTAATATCAGCCGTACGGTAATAGAATGGGACCAGGACAATCACAGATGGATAGGTGATGTGCCTCACGGTTTCACCGATCATAAACCTGGTAGTAAGCCGTTCATCGGAAATGAGCATGGATTGGGGAAGATGTTTGCGGGTTCACTAAAGGATGGCCCTTTCCCTGAGTATTATGAGCCATGGGAAAGTCCGGCCATAAATTTAATATCGGCGAGGCAGAATAGTCCTTTGCTTAAAACAAATGGCTCTGTTAAAGGAGAGTTCGATGAGTTTCCCATTATTGGTACTACTTTTACTGTCGGAGAGCATTGGGGATCCGGGAAAACCACTCGCAGAATTCCCTGGCTGTTGGAGATGTCTCCCGAACCATTCATAGAAATCGGGCAACAGCTGGCGGACGTAAAAGGGATTAAAAGTGGGGACTTGGTTGTTGTTCGGACAGCCCGAGGACAAATCAAGATGAAAGCTCTGGTCACATTGCGCCTGAAACAGATTCGAGTTCTGAATAAAGATTTACACCATATTGCTGCCCCCTCCCATTGGGGGTTTTTAGGGCCTGGGCAAAACGACAGCGCTCAGACGCTGACAGCCATGGTGGCAGACGTGAACTCTGCAGTGGCCGGTTCCAAAGTTTTCCTGTGTGATGTTACAAGGGGGTAA
- a CDS encoding 4Fe-4S ferredoxin iron-sulfur binding domain protein (PFAM: 4Fe-4S ferredoxin iron-sulfur binding domain protein~KEGG: dev:DhcVS_122 Ni/Fe hydrogenase, iron-sulfur cluster-binding subunit), with translation MVELAVLVDITRCIGCRACQMSCKQWWRLEPHETSFSPTITNPPKRNEHNYINVEYHEIIDDTGNLTWNFVHKRCFHCVDPVCVSVCPVAAMRKTPDGPVVWDEARCMGCRYCAQACPFRIPNYQYHSTWPEVSKCWFCWDRIAEGLQPACSKACPPKAIEFGERGAVLAEAHRRIEMHPDRYVDYVYGEKEAGGTSLFYISGVSFDKLGFNMDVPHEPLSELTWDFLSKIPMEAAAIIGSLTAIWYIRGKALKEFPEKDEAGHE, from the coding sequence ATGGTCGAACTAGCTGTATTGGTTGATATCACCCGTTGTATAGGTTGTCGGGCATGCCAGATGTCCTGTAAGCAGTGGTGGAGGTTGGAACCTCATGAAACCAGTTTCAGTCCAACGATTACGAATCCGCCGAAAAGAAATGAGCATAACTACATTAATGTCGAATATCATGAAATTATCGATGATACGGGCAACCTGACCTGGAACTTCGTACATAAGCGTTGCTTTCATTGTGTTGACCCGGTTTGTGTTTCGGTGTGCCCGGTGGCTGCTATGAGAAAAACACCGGACGGTCCAGTAGTCTGGGATGAAGCCAGGTGTATGGGATGTCGTTATTGCGCCCAGGCTTGTCCTTTTCGTATACCGAATTATCAATACCACAGCACTTGGCCTGAGGTCAGCAAATGCTGGTTTTGCTGGGATAGGATTGCTGAAGGCCTGCAACCAGCCTGCTCCAAAGCTTGTCCTCCCAAAGCAATTGAGTTCGGTGAGAGAGGAGCAGTATTAGCCGAAGCTCATCGCAGAATTGAAATGCACCCGGACAGGTATGTGGATTATGTGTATGGTGAAAAAGAAGCCGGAGGAACATCACTGTTTTACATATCAGGTGTTTCTTTCGATAAACTTGGATTCAACATGGATGTACCGCATGAGCCGTTGTCCGAATTGACCTGGGACTTCCTGAGTAAGATACCTATGGAAGCCGCCGCAATAATCGGTTCCTTGACCGCAATTTGGTACATCCGGGGAAAAGCGCTAAAGGAATTTCCGGAGAAAGATGAGGCTGGGCATGAGTAG
- a CDS encoding Polysulphide reductase NrfD (PFAM: Polysulphide reductase NrfD~KEGG: dev:DhcVS_175 molybdopterin oxidoreductase, formate dehydrogenase membrane subunit) — translation MSSHNPLYTRWAPSSDTPLFTPWSVLLLLLALGALAVAAGKFIFGMHAVDNLSNDWPWGIWVSFNVMGGVALSAGGFVTAGLVYIFRIKKYWPVIRPAVFTAFIGYVIAGAGIAIDIGRTPRIVHPLWMWQPESVMFEVAVCMTVYTAVLFLEFSPLIAERFQMRKVLKFLHAIMIPLVILGITLSFMHQSSLGAVHLIMPHLMHPLWYSEWMGYMFFVSAMALGLCVVIIESTVSSKVFKKGLRLDLLGGLGKGAGWILLVYLGFRIWDLNTTGHLNSFTTSDAFGWLFAVEIGLLGLAMLMLFLPGVRRSSGWLFTASLLVLVGVVLNRMNTDLIAMAVSRTTAYIPAWTEVLFSIGLVAGAMFIFRVVAKYLPLFEGRGYGLAKDEEAASFTAISEAEST, via the coding sequence ATGAGTAGTCATAATCCACTATACACCCGGTGGGCTCCGTCCAGCGATACTCCTTTGTTCACTCCATGGAGCGTATTGCTTTTGCTTCTGGCGCTTGGAGCGCTGGCGGTGGCGGCTGGAAAATTTATTTTCGGAATGCACGCTGTTGACAACTTATCCAATGACTGGCCATGGGGTATCTGGGTTTCATTCAATGTTATGGGTGGCGTAGCGTTGAGTGCGGGCGGCTTTGTGACTGCCGGGCTCGTGTATATTTTTAGGATAAAAAAATATTGGCCGGTGATCAGACCCGCGGTATTCACCGCATTTATCGGATATGTAATAGCCGGTGCCGGCATCGCAATCGATATCGGTCGTACTCCGCGAATTGTCCACCCGCTCTGGATGTGGCAACCAGAATCGGTGATGTTTGAAGTAGCCGTGTGTATGACCGTTTATACAGCAGTGCTGTTTTTGGAGTTCAGTCCCCTGATTGCGGAACGTTTTCAGATGCGCAAGGTTTTGAAATTTCTTCATGCCATTATGATACCTTTGGTTATACTTGGAATCACCCTGTCTTTCATGCACCAGTCTTCCCTCGGAGCGGTTCATTTGATAATGCCGCATTTGATGCATCCTTTATGGTACAGTGAATGGATGGGGTACATGTTCTTTGTGTCCGCGATGGCATTGGGTTTATGTGTGGTGATTATTGAGTCCACCGTCAGTTCCAAAGTGTTCAAAAAGGGACTGCGCCTTGATTTACTTGGAGGTTTGGGCAAAGGGGCGGGCTGGATACTGCTAGTTTACCTGGGTTTCAGGATATGGGACTTAAATACTACCGGGCATCTGAACAGTTTCACAACGAGTGACGCTTTTGGATGGTTGTTCGCTGTAGAGATAGGATTACTTGGTTTGGCTATGCTGATGCTTTTCCTGCCGGGGGTGCGGCGGTCTTCCGGGTGGTTGTTTACTGCTTCTTTGTTAGTTCTGGTGGGGGTCGTCTTGAACAGGATGAATACGGATCTGATAGCTATGGCTGTGTCTCGCACCACGGCATATATTCCGGCGTGGACGGAAGTGCTCTTCTCCATTGGGCTAGTCGCCGGCGCCATGTTCATATTCCGCGTCGTAGCCAAGTATCTTCCATTGTTCGAAGGACGTGGTTATGGGCTGGCCAAGGATGAAGAAGCGGCCAGTTTTACCGCGATATCTGAGGCGGAGAGCACCTAA
- a CDS encoding UspA domain protein (KEGG: chl:Chy400_2907 UspA domain protein~manually curated~PFAM: UspA domain protein), whose amino-acid sequence MSVLSILSQTDVIVPLDESVASESILPFVGDFVRAWGAGDTRIILTNVCREPIIPSDFTDEMRDIWRDKEAREAEISTSNAQQYLDKIKVNLTEQGQNVTTKVLIGKPAEEIVNLASNNPFSIIVMSTHGQSGKDKWVYGSTTERVIVGAPCPVLLLKPKA is encoded by the coding sequence GTGTCCGTTTTATCCATCCTATCTCAAACAGATGTTATCGTCCCTCTTGATGAATCGGTTGCCTCAGAATCAATCTTACCATTCGTTGGTGATTTTGTCAGGGCTTGGGGGGCCGGTGATACCCGGATCATTCTGACTAATGTTTGCCGAGAACCGATCATTCCGTCCGATTTTACAGATGAAATGAGGGATATCTGGAGAGACAAGGAAGCCCGTGAGGCGGAGATCTCAACCAGTAACGCCCAACAATACCTGGATAAAATTAAAGTTAATCTGACGGAGCAAGGGCAGAATGTTACGACAAAAGTACTGATCGGCAAACCCGCTGAAGAGATCGTTAACCTGGCGAGCAACAACCCTTTCAGTATTATTGTTATGTCGACTCACGGACAATCAGGCAAAGACAAATGGGTTTATGGCAGTACGACTGAGCGCGTTATTGTTGGAGCCCCCTGCCCCGTGTTACTTCTCAAGCCTAAAGCTTAA
- a CDS encoding transposase IS3/IS911 family protein (KEGG: bvi:Bcep1808_7228 transposase IS3/IS911 family protein~manually curated~PFAM: transposase IS3/IS911 family protein), with product MERIPHGKYTREFRLEAVKLVTEDKLSVAEAARRLALPSNTLDNWLRKHRAGKLEEVGKSYRPLTEVEMELARVKKENAELKMEREILKKSSRVLCQGVAARYAAMKELRLKYPVPILRRMLGVSGSGFYAWMDRPLSKRGQEEARLELEIKAADKRTRQTYGPERLQRDLAAHGVKVGICRIKRIRKKLGIRCKQKRKFKVTTDSRHRLPVAGNLLAQKFVASRPNDVWLTDITYISTDEGWLYLAGHKDLWNGEIVGYAMGKRLTRNLVNESLLRAVAAKHPAEGLLHHSDRGSQYCSLEYRRLLERFGLRASMSRKGNCYDNAPMESFWGTLKQELVNHRRYRTRQEAIREITEYIEIFYNRQRRQARLGFLSPAAYAQQFYAGLVAA from the exons ATGGAAAGGATTCCACACGGGAAGTATACGAGGGAGTTCAGGCTGGAAGCGGTGAAGCTGGTGACAGAGGATAAATTGTCTGTGGCGGAAGCTGCCAGGCGGCTGGCACTGCCGTCAAACACCTTGGACAACTGGCTCAGGAAACACAGAGCCGGCAAGCTTGAAGAAGTGGGCAAGTCATACCGGCCGCTGACAGAAGTAGAGATGGAGCTGGCCCGGGTAAAGAAGGAAAATGCCGAACTCAAAATGGAGCGGGAAATATTAAAAAAA AGCAGCCGCGTACTTTGCCAGGGAGTCGCTGCCCGGTACGCGGCGATGAAAGAACTGCGGCTCAAATATCCAGTCCCTATTCTCCGGCGAATGCTTGGTGTCTCCGGTAGCGGCTTTTATGCCTGGATGGATAGGCCTTTATCGAAGCGGGGTCAGGAGGAAGCGCGGCTTGAGTTGGAGATCAAGGCAGCGGATAAGCGGACGCGCCAGACCTATGGGCCGGAGCGACTACAGCGGGATTTGGCAGCGCACGGCGTGAAGGTGGGTATTTGCCGTATCAAGCGTATCCGGAAAAAGCTGGGGATACGTTGCAAACAGAAGCGTAAGTTCAAGGTTACCACGGATTCCAGGCACAGGTTGCCGGTAGCCGGAAACCTGTTGGCGCAGAAGTTTGTGGCCTCCAGGCCGAATGATGTATGGCTCACCGATATCACCTATATTTCCACCGATGAAGGTTGGCTGTATCTGGCAGGCCACAAGGACCTGTGGAATGGCGAAATTGTCGGATATGCCATGGGTAAGCGCTTGACCAGAAACCTGGTCAATGAGTCTTTGCTTCGGGCGGTGGCCGCTAAACATCCGGCCGAGGGGCTGTTGCACCACTCTGACCGGGGTAGCCAGTATTGCTCCCTTGAGTACCGGCGACTACTGGAACGATTTGGCTTGAGAGCTTCCATGAGCCGGAAAGGGAACTGCTACGACAACGCACCTATGGAGAGCTTCTGGGGAACGCTAAAACAGGAACTGGTGAATCATCGGCGCTATAGAACCAGACAAGAAGCCATCCGGGAGATCACGGAGTATATCGAAATCTTCTACAACCGGCAACGCCGGCAAGCCAGGCTGGGATTCTTGTCGCCGGCGGCTTATGCTCAACAATTCTACGCAGGACTGGTGGCGGCATGA